The Micropterus dolomieu isolate WLL.071019.BEF.003 ecotype Adirondacks unplaced genomic scaffold, ASM2129224v1 contig_8823, whole genome shotgun sequence genome contains the following window.
GGGATTTAGGTCCACATGCAGACACTTAGCCAGAGCAGGTAACGTTTCAAAGGgtttatttaaaaagtgacTTACTTAGTCAAAGCAAATTGGGCAGTCCAAGAGgcaaactacaaaaaaacaataatcaaacgaaaaacacacaaaaggcaGACAAGAACCAAAATATGAAATCCACAATACGAACGGGTAGACCATGAACAGGGGAGACACTCGAAAACATAAACTAACAATCCAACAAAGGCTGAAGGAAAGGCAGAGACTTAAGTACACAAAGGGGAGGTGAAGAAACGAGGCACAGGTGGAACACATTAGGTAAACGAGACAGATGCAAACAATCAAACCACGGAAAATacaaagacaggaaataaaAGTTCAGAATAGACAGAAGAGACAAAAATGTTCAAAACTAAACAGGAAGTGCCAAATCGAACCAGGATGGGTGGAGGGAGGTCTGGTGGAGGGACTCAAAGGCAAGTGTCCAGGAAGTAGGTGATTGACAGGGGACCTTAGGCAGACAGCCCAAGCTTAGCCGAAGTGGATCTGGAACCCTGAAGGCAGGACATGGAGAACCACAGCtaatttgtgttgtttgttttcttagtCAGGTGCAAGATAACAGAACTCAGGAGGAATCCCCTGAAATTCCACTAATCATTGTTTGATGTTATGAAAAAACAGATCTGTAATTATAGTTTTTCTCACACTTGTTGTCCTCAGAGTGTGGATATGTCTGCTGCCAGCTGTCTGCTGACTGAAGATCAGTTTCTGTGCTCCATCTGTCTGGATGTGTTCACTGATCCAGTCAGCACACCATGTGGACACAACTTCTGTAAAACCTGCATCACTGAACACTGGAATATTAATGTCCCGTATCAGTGTCCCAACTGTAAAGAGGTTTTCAACACAAAACCTGAGCTGCGGGTCAACACTTTCATCTCTGAGATGGCTGCTCAGTTCAGACAGTCAGCTCAACAgaaagccagcagcagcagctcagagcaACAAGCTGCCAAACCAGG
Protein-coding sequences here:
- the LOC123965186 gene encoding E3 ubiquitin/ISG15 ligase TRIM25-like, producing the protein MSAASCLLTEDQFLCSICLDVFTDPVSTPCGHNFCKTCITEHWNINVPYQCPNCKEVFNTKPELRVNTFISEMAAQFRQSAQQKASSSSSEQQAAKPGEVPCDVCTGTKLKALKSCLVCLASYCETHLEPHLTAS